One window of the Synechococcus sp. CC9311 genome contains the following:
- a CDS encoding glycoside hydrolase family 44 protein: MKLKTNSKIFLSLLALYSIYEYSFNKAFGSTQKTINETVDITINSKKATHKISPLIFGMNRFDDDVLVKVKPSIMRWGGNDTSRYNINSDTTSLGKDYFFQNIPKPKDFLSTLVNRNKSANINTIITLPLLGWIPKRRKEEHPYDCSFSITKYGLQDDVDTWDTDCGNGFKDNLALTNNNPQDASILFSKDYQSKFLNLFIREFGLARNGGVRFYSLDNEPMLWHKTHRDVVKKPINYTDLLDKQIKGASIIKQTDPTAATLGPVLWGWCAYFFSAQDGCKAGSDYRKNQNLSFLPWYLKQFYNQEKKNKIRLLDFLDVHIYPQGDNIYSQNPGTIKTQKLRLRSTNSLWDKSYIDESWINQPIYLIKRLKNWIDLYYPGTKIAISEYNWGGFSSVNGAIAQADILGIFGSEGVDIATHWEYPKATMQQPGVYAFQIYTNFDGKGSAFGLNGVNAASSNREKVSVYSSLQDKGNLTTIFINKSFNTVLADVSHITNKEFAAEAETYTFSSINSSSILANRVLLPDLNKFKLTLPAQSICLLLLHKQ; the protein is encoded by the coding sequence ATGAAATTGAAAACCAATTCGAAAATATTTTTATCCTTGTTGGCATTATATTCTATATATGAATATAGTTTTAATAAGGCATTTGGTTCTACTCAAAAAACCATAAACGAGACAGTTGATATTACGATCAATTCAAAAAAAGCTACTCATAAGATAAGTCCACTTATATTTGGTATGAATCGTTTTGATGATGATGTTCTCGTTAAAGTTAAACCATCGATAATGCGTTGGGGAGGGAATGACACAAGCAGATATAATATAAATTCTGACACAACGAGTCTAGGAAAGGATTATTTCTTTCAGAATATACCGAAACCAAAGGACTTTCTTTCAACTCTTGTTAATAGAAATAAATCTGCTAACATTAACACTATAATTACTTTACCATTATTGGGATGGATCCCTAAAAGAAGAAAGGAAGAACATCCATATGATTGTTCTTTTAGTATAACAAAATATGGTTTACAAGATGATGTTGATACATGGGACACCGACTGCGGTAATGGTTTTAAAGATAACTTAGCTCTTACAAATAATAATCCACAAGATGCGAGCATTTTATTTAGTAAAGATTATCAATCTAAATTTCTAAATTTATTTATTAGAGAATTTGGACTAGCAAGAAATGGAGGAGTCAGATTCTACAGTTTAGATAATGAACCAATGTTGTGGCATAAGACCCATCGGGACGTTGTTAAAAAACCAATAAATTACACAGATTTACTTGATAAACAGATTAAGGGTGCATCCATTATTAAACAAACTGACCCAACTGCCGCCACATTAGGTCCAGTCTTGTGGGGCTGGTGTGCATATTTCTTTTCAGCTCAAGATGGCTGTAAAGCAGGATCAGACTATAGAAAAAACCAAAACTTATCTTTTTTACCATGGTATTTAAAACAATTTTACAATCAGGAAAAGAAAAATAAAATCAGGCTCCTCGATTTTCTTGATGTTCATATTTATCCTCAAGGTGATAATATCTATTCTCAAAATCCTGGTACAATTAAAACACAGAAGTTACGATTGCGTTCAACAAATTCACTATGGGACAAGTCTTACATTGATGAAAGTTGGATTAATCAGCCAATTTATTTGATTAAAAGATTGAAAAATTGGATTGATTTGTACTACCCAGGTACTAAAATTGCAATATCAGAGTACAATTGGGGAGGCTTTAGTAGTGTGAATGGAGCAATTGCTCAAGCTGACATATTAGGTATATTCGGGTCCGAAGGGGTAGATATTGCAACTCATTGGGAATATCCCAAAGCAACTATGCAACAACCTGGTGTTTATGCATTTCAGATATACACTAACTTCGATGGAAAAGGGAGTGCTTTTGGTTTAAATGGTGTCAATGCTGCTTCCAGCAATAGAGAAAAAGTTTCAGTTTACTCATCTCTGCAAGATAAAGGAAATCTTACAACAATATTTATTAACAAGTCATTCAACACTGTTTTAGCTGATGTGTCACATATTACAAACAAAGAGTTTGCCGCTGAAGCAGAAACTTACACATTTTCTTCAATTAATTCTTCTTCAATTTTAGCCAATCGTGTGTTACTGCCTGATTTGAACAAATTTAAATTAACTCTCCCAGCTCAATCAATTTGTTTACTTCTTTTGCACAAACAATAA
- a CDS encoding ureidoglycolate lyase, with protein MTAATLTALPLGHCKFERFGTAIFPVDDMTPHSDVDAKLKFEGADLRYYVMRLRHRPAVLASMTRHQRATQCLGSADAQPWWLAVAAPALQPEELSSASVLLVAVGPGEAVQLHQGTWHSGPFFHAPTALFYNLELSDTNLNDHNFQALNAPLKLMME; from the coding sequence ATGACTGCAGCGACACTGACTGCCCTCCCCTTGGGACATTGCAAGTTTGAGCGCTTTGGCACTGCGATCTTCCCAGTGGACGACATGACGCCTCATAGCGACGTCGATGCCAAGCTCAAATTTGAAGGCGCAGACCTCCGTTACTACGTAATGCGTCTACGTCATCGACCGGCAGTGTTGGCAAGCATGACTCGCCATCAGCGGGCTACCCAATGTTTGGGGTCTGCTGATGCGCAACCTTGGTGGCTTGCCGTAGCCGCTCCAGCGCTTCAACCCGAGGAGCTCTCTTCTGCATCGGTGCTGTTGGTGGCAGTAGGCCCTGGTGAAGCTGTACAGCTTCACCAGGGCACTTGGCACTCTGGGCCATTTTTTCATGCACCAACTGCGCTTTTTTACAACCTTGAGTTGAGCGATACCAATCTTAATGACCATAATTTTCAGGCACTCAATGCCCCGCTCAAATTGATGATGGAATGA
- a CDS encoding class I adenylate-forming enzyme family protein, whose amino-acid sequence MQVSGRSLAEPVALNDPLRSALSRDSAAVALHDLSRSMSWAELEQSCNDLAKHYLSIGLRPGDRIASLMPNSLELLIHYLAGLRCGLVLTPLNYRYTVPEINHALEVSGARCVLHHCERQTDIDASNVSSACDLGCITANDAGFISKLRQDIGKLALSQTDHESDQPCFLFFTSGSTGKPKGVTHTRQSLGWIFSSVLDATGLKPGEQFLAGGSLSHIASSTFALSALCRGASVLVPNNLSCSCLEMLLRQHHPQVMLALPVTLFSLVRDERLQRSDFSSVRLCISGGDKVNHQLHVEFEQATGQRIDECYGMSEIGFASLSPIEGENRIGSVGQMCPGFEGCIRSSDRRELSFGEEGVLWVKSPTLMVGYWNNPAATAETIQEGWLNTGDAMRLDDDGYLWFCGRRKQIIVHDGSNICPQDVEEALMEHPAVDQAGVIGIEDAVHGQNVHAYVSFKSGCDLPTVPELISFARERVGYKAPEVLQVLTSLPLNSVGKINRVALHAMTSKH is encoded by the coding sequence TTGCAAGTCTCCGGTCGATCCCTTGCTGAACCAGTCGCTCTCAACGATCCGCTGCGTTCAGCTTTGAGCCGAGATTCAGCTGCAGTTGCTCTGCATGATCTAAGCCGCAGCATGAGCTGGGCTGAACTTGAACAGTCTTGCAATGATCTAGCTAAGCATTATCTGAGCATTGGTCTTCGCCCTGGTGACCGAATTGCATCACTGATGCCAAATAGTTTGGAGTTGTTGATTCATTATTTAGCTGGCTTGCGCTGTGGGCTTGTTTTAACGCCACTGAACTATCGCTATACCGTTCCCGAAATCAACCATGCTCTTGAGGTCAGCGGTGCCAGATGCGTGTTACATCACTGCGAACGTCAGACTGATATTGATGCCAGCAATGTTTCAAGTGCCTGCGATCTTGGATGCATAACGGCGAATGACGCTGGATTCATCTCCAAGCTGAGACAAGACATTGGAAAGCTTGCCCTTTCCCAAACAGATCATGAATCTGATCAGCCTTGTTTTTTGTTCTTCACTTCAGGAAGCACAGGGAAACCGAAGGGTGTCACTCATACACGGCAAAGCTTGGGCTGGATATTTTCTTCTGTTCTGGATGCCACCGGCTTAAAGCCTGGTGAGCAATTTCTAGCTGGTGGCTCTTTATCCCATATCGCTTCATCCACGTTTGCTTTGTCTGCGTTGTGCCGTGGCGCCTCTGTTCTGGTGCCTAACAATCTCAGTTGTAGCTGCCTTGAAATGTTGCTTCGGCAGCACCACCCCCAGGTCATGTTGGCCTTACCTGTCACGTTGTTCAGCCTTGTGCGTGATGAACGTCTACAACGCAGCGACTTTTCATCGGTTCGCCTTTGCATCAGTGGTGGAGACAAGGTGAATCATCAGTTGCATGTGGAGTTTGAGCAAGCAACCGGACAGCGTATTGATGAGTGCTACGGCATGAGTGAGATTGGCTTTGCAAGCCTCTCCCCAATTGAAGGTGAAAATCGGATTGGATCTGTTGGTCAGATGTGTCCTGGTTTTGAAGGCTGCATCCGCTCATCCGATCGACGCGAGCTGAGTTTTGGTGAGGAGGGTGTGCTCTGGGTTAAGTCGCCCACTTTGATGGTGGGATATTGGAATAATCCTGCCGCTACAGCAGAGACCATTCAGGAGGGTTGGCTTAACACCGGCGACGCTATGCGTCTCGATGATGATGGCTATCTTTGGTTTTGTGGTCGCCGAAAACAAATCATCGTTCACGACGGATCCAATATTTGTCCTCAAGATGTTGAGGAGGCTTTGATGGAGCATCCCGCTGTAGACCAGGCAGGCGTGATCGGGATTGAAGATGCCGTGCATGGACAAAATGTGCATGCGTATGTGTCCTTCAAATCCGGATGTGATCTCCCCACAGTTCCAGAACTGATTTCTTTCGCCCGTGAGCGTGTTGGGTACAAGGCTCCGGAAGTGTTGCAGGTCCTTACCTCTCTACCTCTGAATTCTGTAGGAAAGATCAATCGTGTGGCTCTTCATGCCATGACCTCCAAGCATTGA
- a CDS encoding 4Fe-4S binding protein — translation MTGTPLHPLQQLAPYIVGRVRRGVVGSSRYACKLREAIRGAASDSERRPVLIYGEPGLEKDNIASLIHFGSPDRKHFMLRLDGALLKPDGSDIFGSQGDPSKPSLLKQLGHGSLLIDQLERVPEQLKSRLLELAEGKVDIQVRLIFTSETVSPGFDRCCTLIRVPPLRVRRQDLGEWLRYGVRQRSSILGWAQAPLVPEAVVKQLQAYDFPNNLRELETLIQQALQQMEQEGQAAPNVIPEVVFWTPTKQQLYRFDIWRWKPKLRELMRSQSLWNGLLFGIVSWLFVLVNLWLWLGPQDRAHNGALNLFWAWWWPLILLSYPFVGRLWCSFCPFMVWGEIVQRSARRLGWQPNRWPRSQSDTWASPVLAAGFSVILIWEEVWNLQNTAWLSSCLLLVITTGAVISSLHFEKRFWCRYLCPIGGMNGLFAKLSVLELRAKAGTCSGSCSSYACFKGGPSEGDGFATEGCPLGTHPAHLQDNRNCVLCLTCAQACPHQSVQISVRPPAADIQRTMQFPSGEPALILVLAGDICLQNWQQLWSWWTQAPLSLAQGPLLPRLGIAVITLAFPASIYAIARLLLKKQRLQRTLYGLLPLLWALMLAQYLPLGMSEGGAFLPVSFSPLDLSWQEALPVWRADSHVIGFCQSGAVGVGLLWSVVLLRRQLATHRSAWIVASAWVSVLAIGGRWLVNS, via the coding sequence GTGACAGGGACTCCGCTTCACCCTCTCCAACAGTTGGCTCCCTACATCGTGGGTCGCGTTCGGCGTGGAGTTGTAGGCAGCAGTCGCTACGCCTGCAAGCTACGTGAAGCGATCCGAGGCGCAGCCTCAGATTCCGAGCGCAGACCTGTTCTGATCTACGGGGAGCCTGGCTTGGAAAAGGACAACATCGCGTCTTTGATTCATTTTGGATCGCCAGACCGCAAGCATTTCATGCTTCGGTTGGATGGAGCTCTTCTCAAACCAGATGGCAGCGACATTTTCGGCTCTCAGGGAGATCCGTCCAAACCGTCATTACTGAAACAACTGGGGCATGGATCGCTACTAATTGATCAGCTGGAACGGGTGCCAGAACAGCTCAAATCTCGCCTGTTGGAGTTAGCAGAAGGAAAGGTTGATATCCAAGTCCGGCTGATCTTCACCTCGGAAACAGTCAGTCCTGGCTTTGATCGTTGCTGCACATTGATCCGAGTTCCCCCCCTGCGTGTACGCCGGCAGGATCTCGGTGAATGGCTGCGCTACGGAGTTCGGCAACGCAGTTCCATCTTGGGCTGGGCTCAAGCTCCTCTAGTTCCGGAGGCGGTGGTGAAACAGTTGCAGGCTTACGACTTCCCCAACAATCTGCGTGAGCTTGAAACGCTGATACAGCAGGCTCTCCAACAAATGGAACAGGAAGGCCAAGCCGCACCAAACGTGATTCCAGAAGTCGTGTTCTGGACACCTACAAAGCAACAGCTCTATCGCTTCGACATTTGGCGTTGGAAACCAAAGCTACGCGAGTTGATGCGCTCCCAGTCGTTATGGAATGGGTTGCTGTTTGGAATTGTGAGCTGGTTGTTTGTGTTGGTGAACCTTTGGTTATGGCTCGGACCACAAGACCGGGCCCATAACGGCGCACTCAATCTGTTCTGGGCCTGGTGGTGGCCTCTCATTCTTTTGAGTTACCCATTCGTGGGTCGACTGTGGTGTTCCTTCTGCCCATTCATGGTCTGGGGAGAGATTGTTCAACGCAGCGCTCGCAGACTTGGCTGGCAACCCAATCGCTGGCCTCGAAGTCAAAGCGACACTTGGGCCTCACCCGTGCTCGCAGCTGGATTTTCTGTGATTTTGATCTGGGAAGAGGTGTGGAACCTACAAAACACAGCTTGGTTGAGCAGCTGCCTCTTGCTTGTCATTACAACAGGTGCAGTGATCAGTTCGCTGCACTTTGAAAAACGATTTTGGTGTCGTTACCTCTGTCCGATCGGGGGAATGAATGGGTTATTTGCCAAACTTTCCGTCTTAGAACTACGAGCGAAAGCAGGAACATGTAGCGGCAGCTGCAGTAGTTATGCCTGTTTCAAAGGAGGACCATCTGAAGGGGACGGATTTGCCACGGAAGGATGCCCACTTGGAACGCACCCCGCCCATCTACAAGACAACCGCAACTGCGTTCTCTGTCTCACTTGCGCGCAGGCCTGCCCACATCAATCCGTGCAAATTTCTGTGCGGCCACCTGCAGCAGACATTCAGCGCACGATGCAATTTCCAAGTGGCGAACCGGCGCTTATTTTGGTTTTAGCAGGTGATATTTGCTTGCAAAACTGGCAACAACTATGGAGCTGGTGGACTCAGGCTCCGCTGAGCCTTGCCCAAGGTCCATTGCTCCCAAGACTTGGCATCGCGGTAATCACGCTGGCTTTTCCTGCAAGCATCTACGCAATCGCTCGTCTTCTGCTCAAAAAGCAAAGACTCCAACGCACACTCTATGGATTGCTGCCATTGCTTTGGGCACTCATGCTGGCTCAATATCTACCTCTAGGTATGAGCGAAGGTGGAGCTTTCTTACCAGTGAGCTTCTCTCCTCTTGATCTTTCCTGGCAGGAAGCGCTGCCTGTTTGGAGAGCTGATTCCCATGTGATTGGTTTCTGCCAAAGCGGAGCTGTAGGTGTGGGTTTGTTGTGGAGTGTGGTGCTACTCAGGCGTCAGCTGGCTACCCATCGCTCGGCCTGGATTGTCGCTTCCGCTTGGGTTTCCGTTCTTGCAATAGGTGGACGATGGCTCGTCAACAGCTAA
- a CDS encoding DUF3104 domain-containing protein — protein sequence MSTDHLSPAVSPLDGTKAPTFLSVKTGDWVIIQAQQQTAQQLNDQWWMGQVIFCEGGARDPRVKTMFQVSNVDNGCIRWVNGDEVTHVVRSLDGLPINT from the coding sequence GTGAGCACCGATCATTTGTCTCCAGCTGTCAGCCCACTAGATGGGACGAAAGCTCCAACGTTTCTCAGCGTCAAGACTGGCGACTGGGTGATCATCCAGGCACAACAGCAGACTGCTCAGCAGCTCAACGATCAATGGTGGATGGGTCAGGTGATCTTCTGCGAAGGAGGAGCAAGAGATCCACGAGTGAAAACAATGTTTCAGGTCTCAAACGTGGATAACGGGTGCATCCGTTGGGTCAACGGGGACGAGGTGACCCATGTCGTCCGATCACTGGATGGACTACCGATAAACACTTGA
- a CDS encoding DUF3764 family protein, whose protein sequence is MMTTSTIKVTINVPFSEWVMEFDSELTQERHLEFGIKPLFRGVSQADPTQVLIVHQHPDGAAEKFMAKYADWISSHGVMLETAEVSEWSADGEPRKH, encoded by the coding sequence ATGATGACGACAAGTACAATCAAGGTCACCATTAATGTCCCATTCAGTGAATGGGTCATGGAATTTGATAGTGAGCTTACTCAAGAACGCCACTTAGAATTTGGTATTAAGCCGCTTTTTCGCGGGGTGAGTCAAGCAGATCCCACTCAAGTTTTGATTGTTCACCAGCATCCCGACGGCGCTGCAGAAAAGTTCATGGCTAAATACGCAGATTGGATTTCAAGCCATGGCGTCATGCTTGAGACAGCTGAGGTCTCTGAGTGGTCAGCTGATGGGGAACCTAGGAAGCACTAG
- a CDS encoding mechanosensitive ion channel family protein, translated as MSGLPSFAEPPSSDHQPLNLRHESSLPVIPLENQPFYPELVQRADLWLHTPLGQVVGDTPRDTLLNFYAVMADVGLLIDQVTENHLNDPGLFWTRQTQTEMEEAEALFDAAVSALDGSSFPLGVRSYLKDEAAIQLKQALDFIFHNSRQIITIPDASGMKALNENRSKQTQSWTLPGSSIELSSQLPENPINSNFFFSASTVANASNIYEQVKDQFEYIEGQKFATTTFYQDFIHTPGHLFPPKWYLKLPSRIRSTIETEILFGETLFQVTLAAIALSIFALVTAILFHQLIQTYKKKSEDPSRAWLMDSLAWKRAALVLPLVPLAKLTEVFIDEYLNFTGLPLMIFTIMFEVTYFSFLVILVFLFFEAFGRSTSETLVRMSGSHEVWELSRTSNRIMPICRVLSGVVAIALIYRMLLQLGLSPAVVLALSTVPGLAIGLGASKLLGNLFAGLSLQTDRPLRVGEFCALGDDQGFITKIGLRSVEIETATGIITIPNAVAEDCVVNNLSRHQFKSNTSMMQGLELKLDLEGQSPFSPDQISDLLLLSRTFANNRVDLSHPCLTVELQAGGEQILRCIGLIKVSNWRDYIELTESLTLALNQLIVQVEKSHFVLSVSYATTDSKLSTIPGILQSIIDDVPGFELKACRLMDISEFSYDFICHTFSQGLTYTQFKDSIDLINRKILKAMADAEIVIPFPTAIELESQPERFSKQNDQYAEGGTSTQKIID; from the coding sequence GTGTCTGGGCTGCCCTCCTTTGCAGAGCCACCAAGCAGTGACCATCAACCACTGAATCTCAGACATGAAAGTTCTCTGCCAGTGATTCCACTGGAGAATCAACCCTTTTATCCGGAGCTCGTACAAAGAGCCGATCTTTGGCTACACACTCCTTTAGGTCAGGTCGTTGGCGATACGCCAAGAGACACATTGCTGAACTTCTATGCCGTGATGGCAGATGTTGGGCTTCTCATTGATCAGGTTACAGAAAACCATTTGAATGATCCAGGTCTGTTCTGGACTCGTCAAACACAGACCGAGATGGAAGAGGCAGAAGCTTTGTTTGATGCAGCTGTGTCTGCTTTAGATGGATCATCCTTCCCACTAGGTGTGCGCTCCTACCTTAAAGATGAAGCGGCCATTCAACTAAAACAGGCACTTGATTTCATTTTCCACAACAGCCGCCAAATAATCACCATTCCAGACGCCAGTGGAATGAAGGCACTGAATGAAAATCGATCAAAGCAGACACAATCATGGACACTACCTGGCTCATCGATTGAGCTCAGCAGTCAGCTGCCTGAGAATCCAATCAATAGCAATTTTTTCTTCTCGGCTTCAACAGTTGCCAATGCATCCAACATCTACGAGCAAGTAAAGGATCAATTTGAATATATAGAAGGCCAAAAATTTGCAACAACTACTTTTTACCAGGACTTTATCCATACACCCGGACATCTCTTTCCACCGAAGTGGTATTTGAAGTTACCTAGTAGAATTAGAAGTACGATAGAAACAGAAATCCTATTTGGTGAAACCCTATTTCAAGTTACTTTAGCGGCTATTGCACTTAGCATCTTTGCACTTGTCACCGCAATACTCTTTCATCAATTAATTCAAACCTACAAGAAGAAATCAGAGGATCCATCTAGGGCTTGGCTGATGGATTCGCTTGCCTGGAAACGAGCAGCGCTAGTTCTGCCATTGGTTCCCTTAGCAAAATTAACCGAAGTATTCATTGATGAATACCTGAACTTCACAGGCTTACCACTGATGATATTCACAATCATGTTTGAAGTTACGTATTTCAGCTTCCTCGTGATTCTAGTATTTCTCTTTTTTGAAGCGTTCGGACGATCAACATCAGAAACTCTTGTTCGAATGTCTGGGAGTCACGAGGTCTGGGAATTGTCAAGAACCAGCAATCGGATCATGCCCATTTGTCGCGTTCTTTCCGGTGTTGTCGCAATCGCACTGATTTACCGGATGCTGCTCCAACTCGGACTATCACCAGCCGTTGTTCTTGCCCTATCTACAGTCCCTGGTTTAGCAATTGGCCTAGGCGCATCCAAGTTGCTAGGTAATTTATTTGCGGGTCTATCACTACAGACCGATCGGCCCTTACGCGTAGGCGAATTCTGCGCACTTGGAGATGACCAGGGTTTCATCACCAAAATTGGTTTGCGTTCTGTCGAGATAGAGACTGCAACGGGAATCATCACCATTCCCAATGCAGTTGCTGAAGACTGCGTAGTAAACAATCTGTCAAGGCATCAATTCAAGTCCAATACATCGATGATGCAAGGACTGGAATTAAAACTTGATCTTGAAGGTCAATCACCATTCAGTCCAGATCAGATTTCGGATTTGCTGTTGCTGTCAAGGACCTTTGCCAACAATCGCGTAGACCTCAGTCATCCTTGTCTCACTGTTGAACTTCAAGCAGGAGGTGAGCAAATCCTTCGCTGCATCGGGCTCATCAAGGTATCAAACTGGCGAGACTATATCGAGTTAACTGAATCACTCACATTGGCACTTAATCAACTCATTGTTCAAGTTGAAAAATCTCATTTTGTGTTATCAGTATCCTACGCCACAACAGATTCAAAGCTATCCACAATCCCGGGAATTCTACAAAGCATCATTGACGACGTCCCTGGCTTCGAGCTAAAAGCCTGCCGTTTGATGGATATCTCTGAATTCAGCTACGATTTCATATGCCATACCTTCTCTCAAGGTCTGACATATACACAGTTCAAAGACTCAATCGATCTGATCAACCGCAAAATACTTAAAGCGATGGCGGATGCAGAGATTGTGATTCCCTTCCCAACAGCAATTGAACTGGAATCACAACCCGAACGCTTCTCAAAGCAGAATGATCAATATGCTGAAGGTGGAACTAGCACCCAAAAAATCATTGATTAA
- a CDS encoding ABC transporter ATP-binding protein, with protein METSLNQIATIVISIISEIMKDIWFDANHVEAWLGGRPVIHDLCLQLRIGESTTILGPNGAGKSTIANLINRNLYPLVRPNSHLKLFGQSTINIWQLRSSLGLISSDLETRFSPQICAKELILSGFFGSTRLGRDQIPNPQQLEKCKSLLQQLDLVSFAEQPFGQLSDGQRRRLMIARALVHDPKVLVLDEPCRALDLRACHQLLGTMRKLCHQGTTLLVITHRIDTIIPEMSRILFVENGRLCADGTPKQLLLDHKLSNLFATPLHVFEHKGYRQVLPG; from the coding sequence GTGGAAACATCACTAAACCAGATTGCTACAATTGTCATCAGCATAATATCGGAAATCATGAAAGATATATGGTTTGACGCCAATCACGTAGAAGCTTGGCTTGGTGGCCGACCAGTTATTCACGATCTTTGCTTACAACTAAGAATTGGAGAATCAACTACGATACTAGGACCTAATGGCGCAGGCAAAAGCACCATAGCAAACCTCATCAATCGCAACCTTTACCCATTAGTGAGGCCCAATTCTCATCTCAAACTGTTTGGTCAAAGCACGATCAATATTTGGCAGTTGCGCTCATCACTTGGACTTATAAGCAGTGATTTAGAGACGCGTTTTTCACCACAAATTTGCGCTAAAGAACTTATTTTAAGCGGTTTTTTTGGATCTACAAGACTGGGGCGAGACCAGATCCCTAATCCACAACAACTAGAAAAGTGTAAATCGCTTCTGCAGCAGTTGGATCTTGTTTCGTTTGCGGAGCAACCCTTCGGACAATTATCAGATGGCCAGCGTCGTCGGCTGATGATTGCAAGAGCACTCGTGCACGATCCCAAGGTCTTAGTGCTTGATGAACCCTGTAGAGCTCTCGATCTCAGGGCATGCCATCAACTCTTAGGAACCATGAGGAAGCTATGCCATCAAGGCACCACTCTCCTTGTGATCACACATCGCATCGACACCATCATTCCGGAAATGAGCAGAATTTTGTTCGTTGAAAATGGAAGACTCTGTGCGGACGGAACTCCTAAACAATTACTGCTGGATCATAAGTTGAGCAATCTGTTCGCCACTCCCTTACATGTCTTTGAACACAAGGGTTACAGACAGGTTCTGCCAGGATAA
- a CDS encoding CAAD domain-containing protein: protein MFAHSEDMSLMGEMEKDSSANQEELPFKEPNAVSPIELNSAEGEQAQSLPETVIDVAPEAGQLGAVSSQDLDSKEIAPNASQLFEYLQQGMETLRGLNLEGFKQIYPVFLSIFGAFLLGLALLMTFNLLQSMNQLPLFGGVLQGVAELVGIVALVRFVTVNLLKQQKRAELLTRIALLKKKLLG, encoded by the coding sequence ATGTTCGCTCATAGTGAAGACATGTCATTGATGGGTGAAATGGAGAAAGACAGTTCAGCCAATCAAGAGGAGTTACCGTTCAAGGAGCCTAATGCAGTCTCGCCGATCGAGCTGAATTCAGCGGAAGGAGAACAAGCTCAATCGCTTCCGGAGACAGTTATAGATGTTGCTCCAGAAGCTGGTCAACTTGGTGCTGTTTCATCCCAGGACCTGGACAGCAAAGAGATTGCACCAAACGCTTCTCAGCTTTTTGAGTATCTCCAACAAGGGATGGAGACGTTACGAGGGCTTAATCTAGAAGGTTTTAAGCAGATCTATCCAGTGTTTCTCTCCATTTTTGGAGCATTCCTGCTTGGTTTAGCACTTTTAATGACGTTCAATCTGCTGCAATCAATGAATCAGCTACCTCTTTTTGGTGGTGTACTTCAAGGTGTTGCAGAACTTGTTGGGATTGTTGCGTTGGTTCGATTTGTGACAGTCAATCTATTGAAGCAACAAAAGAGAGCTGAATTATTGACGCGTATTGCACTTTTAAAAAAGAAACTTCTTGGTTGA
- a CDS encoding 2'-5' RNA ligase family protein: MITSAQAVSYWLLPGREDQAALDQLSALACQAVGACTLPPHITLYSEPLDGEHDTSQKQVVDRLQQLADCRKPVQLWPSTIEATRIYTQSLVLRFNASARTELLPWFSQLRQRSASEFGYRLDPHLSLLYCKDTLERRQELAQRLPLPEGPLLFERISAVTHPLTISGPADIAAFITIHTCSLA; this comes from the coding sequence TTGATAACGTCTGCACAAGCCGTGTCGTATTGGCTGCTTCCCGGCCGGGAGGATCAGGCGGCATTGGATCAGCTTTCGGCGCTGGCCTGTCAGGCGGTTGGGGCTTGCACATTGCCTCCGCATATCACGCTCTACAGCGAGCCTCTCGATGGCGAACATGACACCAGCCAAAAGCAAGTTGTCGATCGCCTCCAGCAGCTCGCCGATTGCCGTAAGCCTGTTCAGCTTTGGCCTAGCACCATTGAAGCCACTCGGATTTACACGCAGAGTCTTGTTCTGCGCTTCAACGCGAGCGCCAGGACGGAACTACTTCCCTGGTTCAGCCAGTTGCGTCAGCGCTCAGCGTCTGAGTTCGGCTACCGACTTGATCCGCACCTGAGCTTGCTGTATTGCAAAGACACTCTTGAGCGAAGGCAGGAGCTTGCTCAGCGACTTCCGCTTCCAGAAGGTCCACTGTTGTTTGAGCGGATCAGCGCAGTTACTCATCCGCTAACGATCAGCGGCCCGGCAGATATTGCTGCATTCATCACCATTCACACCTGTTCTTTGGCTTGA